CGCGGCCTTCGCCGACGACGGATGCGAGAACCTTGGCGCCGGTGAGGTCGGACTCGAACTTGCCTGCTTCACCGCTGACGGCGAGGACGTCTGAGAACTCGATGTTGCCGTTCTCGTGGGCGGTGGTTTCAATCTTCAACTTCTCGCCAGGGGAGACCAGATACTGTTTGCCGCCGGTGCGGATGACTGCGTACATGACTAGAACCTCAAGCGATCGCGTGCTGACCGCTTTCTTCAAAGTAGATTGTGCTGCATGGGGCGCATACAGGAGCACTGCAGTAAGCCAACCGGTCAAGCCATCGCAGTCTGAGTTTCCAATGACCGCCGGGCCTAAGCCTGTCGTCCCTGCAACCCTTGAGATGAAGACACAGGGGTTGCAGCGCCAAACTTAATGAGTGTATCGCGTTCCGCGAGGGGGGTCAACGTTGTTTGGTGGTGAAAGTCTGCTGGTGCGGGGTGCCGCCCCCCCCCGGGGGGTACCCCAAACTAAGTCGCTTCGTTTCAATAATATCCTAAAATCGGTCCTTCCAAAATATTGCATTCAAAGGGGTTAGAGGCAAATACGTCATATCAAACGGGTTAGCGTTTCTGTTGGATGGGATAGAGTCTGTACGACACTTTTTCATCTATACCTTCCCATTTTACCTTGTGGAATGAAACTAATACGCCACGCGAAAAGCCGCGGCTGGAGTGGGTTTTGTTGTGTTTGGGACTTGACAAGAGTTTGGGACGCGAAGAGGAAAGGGTTTCTCCACTGCGCGGCTCACGGTGTTGCTGTGAGCCGGTCGCAAGAACTTTTGTCGAACGGCAAAAATGAAGGGCAACAGCAGATTCCTCCGCTGCGCCGCGGAATGACAACAAAAAGGCAACGGCAAAGACAAGCACAAATACAAATGCGAATACGGGGATCCTTCGGCTGCATTGCTCACAAGATGCCGTGAGCAACTTCCCTCAGGATGACGTGGCTTTGATTGTTGAGAGAAAGAAGGCAACCTCAACGGCAACAGCAACAGCAACAGCAACTGCAACAGCGGCCTCAGCAACGGCGACGGCAGCCTCAACAGCAACGGCAACAACAACTGCAACAGCGACTGCAGCGACAACGGCGATTGACGTTGCGGTGGCAGTGGCAATGGCGTAATTGACTCGCTGGTGGAAGGGGCGGTGCAGTAATCTCGGGAGGTATGAAGGTTGCGATTGTTACGGGGGCGGCGCAGGGGATTGGGCGTAGGGCGGCGGAGGTTTTGGCTGCGGCGGGGTATGGGTTGTTGCTGATGGATCTGCAGGCTTGTACGGCTACGGTGGAGGCGGTGAAGAAGGCTGGGGTCGAGGTCGAAGAGGTGTTGGGGGATATCTCGGACGAGGCGGTGGTGAAGCGCGCGGTTGAGGTGGTGCGCTCGCGGTGGGGTCGCGTGGATGTGCTGGTGAATAATGCGGGCATCAGCTTTATTGCTCCGGCGGAGACAGTGGAGGGGAAGGCGTTTCTGCGGGTGCTGGAGGTGAATCTGCTGGCTCCGTTTCTGCTGGCGAAGGCGTTCGGCGCCATGATGCTGGAGCAGAGGAGCGGCAGCATTGTGAATGTGGCTTCGATTGCGGGACTGGTGGGGATTGGCGATCGTTCGGCCTACAACGCTTCGAAGCATGGGCTGATCGGGCTGACGCGGACTCTGGCGGCGGAGTGGGGTGGGCGCGGGGTGCGGTGTAATGCGGTGTGTCCGGGGTGGGTGAAGACGGAGATGGATGTGGCGGATCAGGCGGGCGGCGGTTACAACGATGCTGATATTGAGGGCGTGAATCCTATGGGGCGATTTGCAGCGCCGGAGGATATTGCGCAGGCGATTCTGTTTCTGGCGGATCCGGAGAAGAGCGGGTTTGTGAATGGGCAGGCACTGGCGGTGGATGGCGGGTGGACGGTGGATGGAAGTTGGCAGAGCTTGAGGATGCGGAAGCGATAACGTCGCTTTTTATGAGAACGAGTTGAACCGCGAAATCGTGTCTGACTGGAGTTGATTCGACTTTGCATTCGAAGTCGTTACGAGACACGATGCATGCGGCGGATTTCGGCTTTGATGTCTTTGCGGAGGTCGGGTGGCGCAATGGCGGCTGCCCGAGAGCCCAAGCCCAGGACGACGAAGCGGGCTTGCCGGTAGCTTTCGAACTCCACGTGGAAGAGACGCCAGCCCTTGTGCAGGGTTCGTGCTGCGCGATGGTTGAGCGCAGGAACCATGGGACACCAACGTTCGATGGATGCGACGGCTTCGTCCGAGAGCGCAAGGATGGTGGAGATGGTCTGGTGGCGGTCTTTGAGTGCTGCGGTACTTTGCTTCCAGTAGGCGGCGAGATCGAAGTTGGACGGCCGGGTAGATGAGAGAGCCAGGACGACAACTTCGTGCATGCGAGAGATCCGGTAGGTGCGGGTGCCTGCCTGGGATTGCGCGATGAGATACCAGACGGTTTGTTTGCAGACGAGGCCGAGAGGGTCGACGGTGCGGGTGCTGGTGTCGCCGTCGGCGCGGGTGTAGAGGAAGGTGAGTTTGCAGTCGCGGGCGAGGGCGTCCTGCACGATGGGGAGCATAGAGAGGTCTTCGGGGGAGGGTCTCCAGCCGGTGGGGTCGATGTGAAGTCGGGCCTGAATGGAGTGGGCTTGAAGGCGCATGGCGGTTGGCATGGAGGCCATGAGCTTGTCGAAGGCGCGCTGGGCGGCGGCGGTGAGTTTGCGGTCGCCGAGAGCGCTGGGCTGGGCCATGAGGAGGGCCTGGAGTTCGGCGTCGTCGAGGCCGGGGACTTTGGTGCGCCAGCCTCTTTGCAGCTCCCAGCCGCCGGTTGCGCCGCGATGGGCGATGAGGGGAATGCCCGCTGTACATAAAGCTTCCATATCGCGATGGGCGGTGCGCTGCGAGATCTCGAGGCGCTCGGCTACCTCGCGGGTGGAGAGACGGCCGTGAGCTTGAAGCAGCATGAGGGTGGAGAGGAGGCGGTCGGACTTCATTGGATTGGCTGCCCTCGCTTCCCAATAGAGTTATTTCTTTAATATGACAGCAGATGTCATATATGGGCGACTAACTTTCGAAGTGAGAGCCCGAGGCTTTCTGAGGAGGAAGTGCGATGGAGTTCAAGAGATATTTTCTGGAGCAGTTGGAGTGCGAAGCGGAGGCGTCACGGAAGGCGATTGAGAGGGTGCCTGAGGGGCAGAATTCCTGGAAGCCGCATGAGAAGTCGATGGAGTTGGGGAAGCTGGCGGCGCTAGTGGCGACGATGCCTGGCTGGGTGGCGTTAATGATCGATCACGACGAACTGGATTTAAATGGGAATGGAAAGAGTTTTCAGACGAAGGCGGTGGAGACGCGGGCGGAGTTGCTTTTGCTGCTTGAGGATGGGCTAAAGGCTTCGCGGAAGGCGCTGGAGAATACGACGGAAGACCATTTGATGAAGACGTGGCGGCTGAAGATGGATTCGCAGGTGCTATCGGAGGGGCCGAGATACGTCACGATTTCGAATGGCGCGCTGAGTCATCTGGCACATCATCGTGGGCAGCTTACGGTTTATCTGAGGCTGAACGATGCGAAGGTGCCGGCGATCTATGGGCCTAGCGCGGATGAGTTTCACTAGACTACGGGAGCAGATAGCGGGGTGATTCCTGCTATCTGCTGTCAGGCGGCGAGGGCGAGGGTGTGGGTGTGGAGGTCTGCCAGCCAGCGGGCGAGGTCGAGCTTGCGCGTGGTGA
This Tunturibacter gelidoferens DNA region includes the following protein-coding sequences:
- a CDS encoding SDR family NAD(P)-dependent oxidoreductase — encoded protein: MKVAIVTGAAQGIGRRAAEVLAAAGYGLLLMDLQACTATVEAVKKAGVEVEEVLGDISDEAVVKRAVEVVRSRWGRVDVLVNNAGISFIAPAETVEGKAFLRVLEVNLLAPFLLAKAFGAMMLEQRSGSIVNVASIAGLVGIGDRSAYNASKHGLIGLTRTLAAEWGGRGVRCNAVCPGWVKTEMDVADQAGGGYNDADIEGVNPMGRFAAPEDIAQAILFLADPEKSGFVNGQALAVDGGWTVDGSWQSLRMRKR
- a CDS encoding helix-turn-helix transcriptional regulator, whose product is MKSDRLLSTLMLLQAHGRLSTREVAERLEISQRTAHRDMEALCTAGIPLIAHRGATGGWELQRGWRTKVPGLDDAELQALLMAQPSALGDRKLTAAAQRAFDKLMASMPTAMRLQAHSIQARLHIDPTGWRPSPEDLSMLPIVQDALARDCKLTFLYTRADGDTSTRTVDPLGLVCKQTVWYLIAQSQAGTRTYRISRMHEVVVLALSSTRPSNFDLAAYWKQSTAALKDRHQTISTILALSDEAVASIERWCPMVPALNHRAARTLHKGWRLFHVEFESYRQARFVVLGLGSRAAAIAPPDLRKDIKAEIRRMHRVS
- the rplU gene encoding 50S ribosomal protein L21, encoding MYAVIRTGGKQYLVSPGEKLKIETTAHENGNIEFSDVLAVSGEAGKFESDLTGAKVLASVVGEGRGEKILVFKLKRKKQYKKMQGHRQNFVEVKINEILVNGKSFKEA
- a CDS encoding DinB family protein, which produces MEFKRYFLEQLECEAEASRKAIERVPEGQNSWKPHEKSMELGKLAALVATMPGWVALMIDHDELDLNGNGKSFQTKAVETRAELLLLLEDGLKASRKALENTTEDHLMKTWRLKMDSQVLSEGPRYVTISNGALSHLAHHRGQLTVYLRLNDAKVPAIYGPSADEFH